One Oscillospiraceae bacterium genomic region harbors:
- the trkA gene encoding Trk system potassium transporter TrkA: MRIVVVGAGKVGRVLTEQLAAEKHDIVVIDQDSDLIESLVNIYDVRGVAGNGGCYDIQKDAFEDGADLLIATTSSDETNILACLVAKKLGTPHTIARIRNPEYEKQLHFMREELGLSMVVNPEKATAREIARVLRFPSAIKREQFCRQRFELVEYRVNEGNPLEGLQLSDLYRNIRVKILICAVARGQQTIIPTGATVLQKGDKIYLTASARELESFFRKLNIFKARANNIMIVGASRIAYYLVKELQDIQKRVTVIDSNAARCQAMSEKFPGALVIHGDGADSELLSEERISEMDAFVPLTGLDETNIILAMYASQFANCKVVAKINRPSFADLANEKGLVDSVVSTAAVTSEIIARYVRAMQNSFDSDNIKTLHRLVGGRVEALEFNVGPGLPFIGVPLKDLNLREGMLVAGIVRQNGAPVIPSGADALQEGDDVVIVTTDTTLHALRDIVK; this comes from the coding sequence ATGAGAATCGTGGTTGTAGGCGCGGGCAAGGTCGGGCGCGTCCTGACGGAACAGCTCGCGGCGGAAAAGCACGATATTGTCGTTATCGACCAGGACTCTGACCTGATCGAGAGCCTCGTAAACATCTACGACGTCCGCGGTGTGGCGGGCAACGGCGGCTGCTACGACATCCAGAAGGACGCCTTTGAGGATGGCGCCGACCTGCTCATCGCCACCACCTCCAGCGACGAAACCAATATTCTGGCCTGCCTTGTGGCAAAAAAGCTCGGTACACCGCACACTATTGCGCGTATCCGTAACCCGGAGTACGAGAAGCAGCTCCACTTTATGCGCGAGGAGCTGGGCCTTTCCATGGTCGTCAACCCGGAGAAGGCCACCGCGCGGGAGATCGCCCGCGTGCTGCGTTTCCCCAGCGCCATCAAGCGCGAGCAGTTCTGCCGCCAGCGGTTTGAGCTGGTGGAGTACCGCGTCAACGAGGGCAACCCCCTGGAGGGTCTGCAGCTGAGCGACCTGTACCGCAACATCCGCGTTAAAATTTTGATCTGCGCGGTCGCTCGCGGCCAGCAGACCATCATCCCCACCGGCGCTACGGTGCTGCAAAAAGGCGACAAGATTTACTTGACCGCCAGCGCCCGCGAGCTGGAAAGCTTCTTCCGCAAGCTGAACATCTTCAAGGCCCGCGCCAACAACATCATGATCGTCGGCGCCAGCCGCATCGCGTACTACCTCGTCAAAGAATTGCAGGACATCCAGAAGCGGGTGACTGTCATCGATTCCAACGCCGCCCGCTGCCAGGCCATGAGCGAGAAGTTCCCCGGTGCGCTGGTCATCCACGGCGACGGCGCCGACAGCGAGCTGCTGAGCGAGGAACGCATCAGCGAAATGGACGCCTTTGTGCCCCTGACCGGCCTGGACGAAACGAACATCATCCTGGCTATGTACGCCAGCCAGTTTGCCAACTGCAAGGTGGTCGCCAAGATCAACCGCCCCAGCTTTGCCGACCTGGCCAACGAGAAAGGCCTGGTAGACAGCGTGGTTTCCACCGCCGCCGTCACCAGCGAAATCATTGCCCGGTATGTGCGTGCAATGCAAAATAGTTTTGACTCTGACAACATCAAGACCCTGCACCGCCTGGTGGGCGGCCGCGTCGAAGCGTTGGAGTTCAACGTCGGCCCCGGCCTGCCTTTCATCGGTGTACCGTTAAAAGATTTGAACCTGCGCGAGGGTATGCTGGTGGCCGGCATCGTGCGGCAGAACGGTGCGCCGGTCATTCCCTCTGGTGCAGACGCCCTGCAGGAGGGCGACGACGTGGTGATCGTTACCACCGACACCACCCTGCACGCCCTGCGCGACATCGTAAAGTGA
- a CDS encoding polysaccharide deacetylase — translation MRRNKKGKTVPQDLFVFLVLGLLAAVLAAVVHLLYHTEYAETSTPNDCFAAVSATATGETAVPKIVCLTFDDGPSAHTPEILDILEKEHVPATFFVCAQDANEAHLDKIADIAAAGHQIALHSASHQYSKIYRSTDAFWQDIKQLRQAISPYVDADSLTWLRFPGGSTNTVSHKYGGSGIMKRLKAQAEERGLHWIDWNVCAEDATASHPNAAQILRNIRRDADGRDTCVVLLHDTKATGQTVKALPDIIAWFREQGYTFCTVSQMNDLQN, via the coding sequence ATGCGCCGCAACAAAAAAGGGAAAACTGTACCGCAAGATCTGTTTGTTTTTCTGGTGCTGGGGCTGCTGGCGGCGGTGCTGGCAGCGGTGGTGCATCTTTTGTATCACACCGAGTACGCCGAGACCTCCACCCCCAACGATTGCTTTGCCGCCGTCTCGGCCACCGCAACAGGGGAGACTGCCGTGCCCAAAATCGTCTGCCTTACCTTTGACGACGGCCCCAGCGCCCACACGCCGGAAATTTTGGATATACTGGAAAAAGAGCACGTACCAGCAACCTTTTTTGTCTGTGCTCAGGATGCCAACGAAGCGCACCTGGATAAAATTGCCGACATCGCCGCCGCAGGCCACCAGATCGCCCTGCACAGCGCCAGCCACCAGTATAGCAAAATCTATCGCAGTACCGATGCTTTCTGGCAGGACATCAAGCAGCTGCGCCAGGCCATCAGCCCCTACGTGGACGCCGATTCCCTGACTTGGCTGCGCTTTCCGGGCGGCAGCACCAACACGGTCAGCCACAAATACGGCGGCAGCGGCATCATGAAACGGCTGAAAGCCCAGGCTGAGGAGCGCGGCCTGCACTGGATCGACTGGAACGTCTGCGCCGAGGACGCCACCGCCAGCCACCCCAACGCCGCACAAATTTTGCGCAATATCCGGCGGGACGCCGACGGCCGCGACACCTGCGTGGTGCTGCTGCACGACACCAAAGCCACCGGCCAGACCGTGAAAGCTCTGCCTGACATCATCGCCTGGTTCCGGGAGCAGGGTTACACATTTTGTACAGTTTCTCAAATGAATGACTTGCAAAATTAG
- a CDS encoding GntR family transcriptional regulator translates to MVNLSNLRFDDRAPVYQQIAEYLKRQILLGTVQDGDPMPSRRELAAQTGINPNTAQKAYRLMTEEGYVVTDGNSGSFVRLTPALREQISEELTRGLVEQFVTQAKANRLSYKKVIALVSDLWGDED, encoded by the coding sequence TTGGTCAACCTCAGCAATCTCCGGTTTGACGACCGCGCGCCGGTGTACCAGCAAATTGCCGAGTACCTGAAACGCCAAATCCTGCTGGGCACCGTGCAGGACGGCGACCCCATGCCCAGCCGCCGCGAGCTGGCCGCCCAGACCGGCATCAACCCCAACACCGCCCAAAAAGCCTACCGCTTGATGACCGAAGAAGGCTATGTCGTCACCGATGGCAACAGCGGCAGCTTTGTTCGGCTGACCCCCGCCCTGCGGGAACAAATCAGCGAGGAACTGACCCGCGGCCTGGTGGAGCAGTTCGTCACCCAGGCCAAGGCCAACCGGCTCAGCTACAAAAAGGTCATCGCCCTGGTCAGCGACCTTTGGGGCGACGAGGACTAA
- a CDS encoding TrkH family potassium uptake protein, translated as MNYRMVAFVLGRIFAVEAGLMLFPLICAMLYGEWYLLPAFLLPAALLAVLGFITSRKTPKNTTIFARDGLAIVALVWVLMSAFGALPFVISGEIPSFIDAFFETVSGFTTTGSTILTDVEALSHGTLYWRSFSHWVGGMGVLVFAMAVLPMTDGRAMHLMRAEIPGPTVGKISSKLSDSAKILYAIYFAMTFVEVVLLCAGGMPLFDSLIHTFGTAGTGGFSNKGLSVGAYNNPYFEIVIGVFMLLFGINFNLYYFLLLRRFRDAFCSEEMLTYLGIVGFSTVTITLNILHLYDNVGTALRTAFFQVSSIITTTGYASADFNLWPTYSRVVLCILMFCGACAGSTAGGLKISRVVIFLKAAKQDLNKMLHTHAVTTVRFEGKPLDEKVLRGVHNYFNIYMLLLTLSVLLLSLDGFDIVSTFTAVVTCFNNVGPGLEMVGPMGSFADFSAPAKLLLSFDMLAGRLELYPMLALFSPRLWRKRISSFKEAKV; from the coding sequence ATGAATTATAGAATGGTTGCCTTTGTGCTGGGCCGCATCTTTGCAGTCGAAGCAGGTTTGATGCTTTTCCCGCTGATCTGCGCCATGCTCTACGGCGAGTGGTATCTGCTGCCTGCATTTTTGTTGCCTGCCGCGCTGCTGGCGGTGCTGGGGTTCATCACCAGCCGCAAGACCCCCAAAAACACCACCATCTTTGCCCGCGACGGCCTGGCCATCGTGGCGCTGGTCTGGGTGCTGATGAGTGCCTTCGGCGCACTGCCCTTTGTGATTTCCGGCGAAATACCGTCCTTTATTGACGCTTTCTTCGAGACCGTCTCCGGCTTTACCACCACCGGCTCCACCATCCTGACCGACGTGGAAGCCCTGAGCCACGGCACGCTGTACTGGCGCAGCTTCTCCCACTGGGTGGGCGGCATGGGCGTGCTGGTATTTGCCATGGCGGTGCTGCCCATGACCGACGGCCGCGCCATGCACCTGATGCGCGCCGAGATCCCCGGCCCGACGGTGGGCAAGATTTCCAGCAAATTGAGCGATAGTGCGAAGATTTTGTATGCCATCTACTTCGCCATGACCTTCGTCGAGGTCGTCCTGCTCTGCGCAGGCGGCATGCCGCTGTTCGACTCGCTCATCCACACCTTCGGCACGGCGGGCACCGGCGGTTTCAGCAACAAGGGGCTCAGCGTTGGGGCGTACAATAACCCGTACTTTGAAATCGTCATCGGCGTATTCATGCTGCTGTTCGGCATCAACTTTAACCTCTATTATTTCTTGTTGCTGCGTCGTTTCCGCGATGCCTTCTGCTCCGAGGAAATGCTGACCTACCTTGGCATCGTGGGTTTCTCCACGGTCACCATCACCCTTAACATCCTGCACCTGTACGACAACGTCGGCACGGCGCTGCGCACGGCGTTCTTCCAGGTGTCGTCCATCATCACCACCACGGGTTATGCGTCGGCGGACTTCAACCTCTGGCCGACCTACTCCCGCGTCGTCCTCTGCATCCTCATGTTCTGCGGCGCTTGTGCAGGCTCGACGGCGGGCGGGCTTAAAATTTCGCGTGTCGTCATCTTTTTAAAGGCGGCCAAGCAAGACCTGAACAAGATGCTGCACACCCACGCCGTCACCACCGTCCGCTTTGAGGGCAAGCCCCTGGACGAGAAAGTGCTGCGCGGCGTACACAACTACTTCAACATTTACATGCTGCTGCTCACCCTGTCGGTTCTGCTGCTTTCGCTGGATGGATTCGACATAGTATCGACGTTTACAGCGGTGGTGACCTGCTTCAACAACGTAGGCCCGGGTCTCGAAATGGTCGGCCCCATGGGCAGCTTCGCGGACTTCTCGGCCCCGGCCAAGCTGCTGCTCAGCTTTGACATGCTGGCAGGACGGCTGGAGCTGTACCCCATGCTGGCGCTGTTTTCGCCCCGGCTGTGGCGGAAGCGGATTTCTTCTTTTAAAGAAGCCAAAGTTTGA
- a CDS encoding alpha-amylase family glycosyl hydrolase, which produces MWYDETVIYQIYPLGLCGAPLQNDGDPSQADQHRLLRVLDWVDHIKALGATCVLFNPLFESDAHGYDTRDYNKVDCRLGTNDDLKQVCAALHAAGIRVLLDGVFNHVGRGFWAFKDVQEKKWDSPYKDWFHISFDGNTNYNDGFWYEAWEGCNELVKLNLQHPDVKNYLFDAVRSWVRDYDIDGLRLDVAYCLDLGFLSELRGLANSIKPDFVLVGETLHGDYNRWMNDHACHSVTNYECYKGLYSSFNTGNMHEISYSLNRQFGSEQWCLYTGKHLLSFVDNHDVTRIATILTDKNCLKPIYGLLFGMPGVPAVYYGSEWGMEGDKRNGDPTLRPAVERPESNDLTAWITALAHARTQSKALCCGSYRNVLVQPKQLIFERYADGERVLVAINADGNPFTAHFDAGCGMAVDMITGAPHDFGGGSELAPYSVSYWKMER; this is translated from the coding sequence ATGTGGTACGATGAAACTGTAATTTACCAGATCTACCCCCTGGGCCTGTGCGGGGCGCCGCTGCAAAATGACGGCGACCCATCCCAGGCCGACCAGCATCGCCTGCTGCGGGTGCTGGATTGGGTAGACCACATCAAGGCGCTGGGCGCGACCTGCGTGCTGTTCAACCCTCTGTTCGAGAGCGACGCCCACGGTTACGACACCCGCGACTACAACAAGGTGGACTGCCGCCTGGGCACCAACGACGACCTCAAGCAGGTTTGCGCAGCCCTGCACGCGGCGGGCATCCGCGTGCTGCTGGACGGCGTGTTCAACCACGTGGGCCGCGGCTTTTGGGCGTTCAAGGACGTGCAGGAGAAAAAGTGGGACAGCCCCTACAAAGATTGGTTCCACATCAGCTTTGACGGCAACACCAACTACAACGACGGCTTCTGGTACGAGGCCTGGGAGGGCTGCAACGAACTGGTCAAGCTGAATTTACAGCATCCTGACGTGAAAAATTATCTGTTCGACGCCGTGCGCAGCTGGGTGCGGGACTACGACATCGACGGCCTGCGCCTCGACGTGGCCTACTGCCTGGACCTGGGCTTTTTGAGCGAGCTGCGCGGCCTGGCCAACAGCATCAAGCCGGATTTCGTCCTGGTGGGCGAGACCCTGCACGGCGACTACAACCGCTGGATGAACGACCACGCCTGCCACAGCGTGACCAACTACGAGTGCTACAAGGGGCTGTATTCCAGCTTCAACACCGGCAACATGCACGAGATCAGCTACAGCCTGAACCGCCAGTTTGGCAGCGAGCAGTGGTGCCTGTACACCGGTAAGCACCTGCTGAGCTTTGTGGATAACCACGATGTAACGCGCATTGCTACGATTCTGACGGATAAAAACTGCTTAAAGCCGATCTACGGCCTGCTGTTTGGTATGCCCGGCGTGCCCGCCGTCTACTACGGCAGCGAGTGGGGGATGGAGGGCGACAAACGCAACGGCGACCCCACCCTGCGCCCCGCCGTGGAACGCCCCGAATCCAACGACCTGACCGCCTGGATCACCGCGCTGGCCCACGCCCGCACCCAAAGCAAGGCCCTGTGCTGCGGCAGCTACCGCAACGTGCTGGTGCAGCCCAAGCAGCTGATTTTTGAGCGTTACGCCGACGGCGAGCGCGTGCTGGTGGCCATCAACGCCGACGGCAACCCGTTTACCGCCCACTTTGACGCCGGCTGTGGTATGGCGGTGGACATGATTACCGGCGCCCCGCACGATTTCGGCGGCGGCAGCGAGCTGGCACCGTATAGTGTAAGCTACTGGAAAATGGAACGGTAA
- a CDS encoding DNA adenine methylase, with protein MAKVIGTFPYYGGKQRLCKSIAEFIPQGVASITDACGGSGKLILNCGYAPRMVYNDLNPAMAALMTCIKDRHLFGEFLKRVEAESYSKILYARARVILSAQQTGKASYDMLELGVAKYQALCMSFNSTMESYAEPDEKKLRSYRERLYGSLQDAHFHMEDYGIQVTNRDALDIMAESGPEDMVLLDVPYLAGPNEERRKTGAYGAYDWGRELHEQFLDRANQTAGKTNY; from the coding sequence ATGGCTAAGGTCATTGGAACATTCCCCTACTACGGGGGTAAGCAACGCTTATGCAAGAGCATAGCAGAGTTTATCCCGCAGGGAGTAGCCTCCATCACGGATGCCTGTGGTGGATCAGGAAAGCTGATTCTTAACTGCGGCTATGCGCCGCGAATGGTCTACAACGACCTCAATCCGGCAATGGCGGCGCTGATGACCTGCATCAAGGACAGGCACCTGTTCGGTGAGTTCTTGAAGCGGGTGGAGGCTGAATCCTACTCCAAAATACTCTACGCACGAGCGAGGGTCATTCTGAGTGCGCAACAAACTGGAAAAGCCAGTTACGACATGCTTGAACTGGGCGTGGCAAAATATCAAGCGCTCTGCATGAGCTTCAACTCCACAATGGAGAGCTATGCAGAGCCGGACGAGAAGAAGTTACGGAGCTACCGTGAGCGTTTATATGGAAGCCTGCAAGACGCCCACTTCCACATGGAGGACTACGGCATACAGGTAACCAACCGCGACGCTCTCGACATTATGGCCGAGAGCGGGCCGGAGGACATGGTGCTGTTGGACGTTCCGTATTTGGCAGGGCCGAATGAGGAGCGCCGCAAAACGGGAGCTTACGGGGCCTACGACTGGGGCCGAGAGCTGCATGAGCAGTTTCTCGACCGAGCAAATCAGACCGCCGGAAAGACTAACTATTAA
- a CDS encoding IS110 family transposase, with protein sequence MVCVGIDVAKDKHDCFILSSEGEVLADVFTIQNNAEGFNTLLQTISCCTNPKDKIKVGLEATGHYSYNILGFLLDKGLPTYVINPLHTNLYRKSLSLRKTKTDRVDARTIAAMLLSDVDLKSYTDTAYHNEELKSLTRYRFDKVRERAKLKQSVSRLVTILFPELEKLVPTLHMASVYALLSEFPGAKQVAEAHLTHLKAVLHDASKGRYGRDMAVTLRDAARCSVGSVMPAKSLELRHTIRLIRELDSEIQDIEAAIQTMIEEIASPITTIPGIGVRMGAMILAEIGDFSRFDSPDKILAYAGMSPSTYQSGQMSLTGAYSHMEKRGSRYLRYALYNATKYVCHWDPIFSAYLAKKRAEGKHYNVALSHAAKKLVRLIYALEKSRLPYSSAA encoded by the coding sequence ATGGTTTGCGTTGGAATTGACGTTGCAAAGGACAAGCACGATTGCTTCATCCTCAGTTCAGAGGGCGAAGTTCTAGCGGATGTATTCACCATCCAGAACAATGCAGAGGGCTTCAACACACTCTTGCAGACGATTAGTTGCTGTACCAACCCAAAGGATAAAATAAAAGTAGGACTTGAGGCTACCGGACACTACAGCTACAACATCCTCGGATTTCTGCTTGATAAAGGCCTGCCAACCTATGTCATCAATCCGCTGCACACCAACCTCTACCGGAAAAGCCTGAGCCTTCGCAAAACCAAGACTGACCGTGTCGATGCGCGAACCATTGCAGCTATGCTCTTGTCTGATGTGGACCTCAAGTCCTACACAGACACAGCATACCACAACGAGGAGTTAAAGTCACTCACAAGATACCGGTTTGACAAAGTCCGCGAGAGAGCGAAGCTGAAGCAGTCCGTTTCTCGGTTGGTCACAATTCTGTTCCCAGAGCTTGAAAAGTTGGTGCCGACATTGCACATGGCGTCAGTTTACGCACTTCTCAGCGAGTTTCCTGGCGCCAAACAGGTTGCCGAAGCGCACCTGACGCATTTGAAAGCCGTCTTACACGACGCCTCCAAAGGCCGCTACGGGCGAGACATGGCAGTAACACTTCGGGATGCCGCCAGATGTTCTGTCGGCTCTGTCATGCCGGCCAAGTCCCTAGAACTGCGGCATACGATTCGCCTGATCCGCGAACTGGATTCCGAAATTCAGGACATTGAAGCTGCCATCCAGACGATGATAGAGGAAATCGCTTCTCCCATTACTACCATTCCGGGCATCGGCGTTCGGATGGGCGCAATGATTCTGGCTGAGATTGGGGACTTCTCCCGGTTCGATTCACCGGACAAAATCCTTGCCTACGCCGGGATGTCGCCATCTACCTACCAATCTGGGCAGATGTCACTCACAGGCGCATATTCCCACATGGAAAAACGAGGTTCCCGATACCTGCGCTACGCTCTTTACAATGCCACGAAATACGTCTGCCATTGGGACCCAATCTTCTCTGCCTATCTTGCCAAGAAGCGGGCTGAGGGCAAGCACTACAATGTTGCGCTCTCCCATGCGGCCAAGAAGTTGGTTCGGTTGATTTATGCCTTAGAGAAGTCCAGGCTACCCTACAGCAGCGCTGCATAA